A single genomic interval of Aegicerativicinus sediminis harbors:
- a CDS encoding M3 family metallopeptidase produces MNPLLKSFDTPFNTAPFSQIKDSDYLPAFKEAIDQAKKEIDDITENPEKPTFENTIEALEFSGETLDRISSIFFNLNSAETNDEIQKIAQEVSPLLSEFGNDITLNEQLFQRIKEVYKQRDNLKLTTEQYTLLDKKYKSFSRNGANLPKEKKKRLREIDKELSQLKLKFGENVLAETNRYEMLITDENDLVGLPEGEIEAAKHLAESKNKEGWLFTLDYPSYIPFLKYAENRELRKKLAIAAGKKGFHGDDLDNQDIVLMIVKLRFERSKLLGYKTHAHFVLEERMAKNPDTVKTFLEDLLEKAKPAAQKELERIKTLATELDKISDFQKWDSSYYSEKLKQQLFNLDDEKLKPYFKLENVINGVFGVANRLYNLYFEVTNEIDVYHPDVKTYKVVDNDNNLKAIFYADFFPRAGKRNGAWMTSYKSQYKKGNKNERPHISIVCNFTKPTKTKPSLLTFNEVTTLFHEFGHALHGILADTTYPSLSGTSVFWDFVELPSQVLENWCYEKEALELFAHHYETGELIPQEYIEKIKESAAFNEGMQTVRQISFGLLDMAWHGIDPTNVEEVKTHELEAFKPTMLLPDVAENCMSTSFSHIFQGGYSAGYYSYKWAEVLDADAFEFFKEQGIFSSQVAKKFQENVLSQGGIEDPMILYKRFRGKEPNPDALLRRAGLIEKN; encoded by the coding sequence AATCGACGATATAACAGAAAATCCTGAAAAGCCAACTTTTGAGAACACAATTGAGGCCTTAGAATTTTCTGGAGAGACCTTAGACCGAATTTCAAGTATTTTTTTTAATCTAAACTCAGCCGAAACCAATGATGAAATTCAAAAAATCGCACAAGAGGTTTCTCCATTATTGTCTGAATTTGGTAATGATATAACCCTAAATGAACAATTATTTCAAAGAATAAAAGAAGTATATAAACAAAGAGATAATTTAAAATTAACAACTGAACAATATACACTACTAGACAAAAAATATAAAAGCTTTAGTAGGAATGGGGCAAATTTACCGAAAGAGAAAAAGAAGAGGCTACGGGAAATTGATAAAGAGTTGAGTCAGTTAAAATTAAAATTCGGTGAAAATGTTTTGGCGGAAACCAATCGTTACGAAATGCTCATTACAGATGAAAATGACTTAGTAGGTTTACCAGAGGGTGAAATAGAAGCTGCAAAGCATTTGGCCGAAAGCAAAAATAAGGAAGGATGGTTGTTTACGTTAGATTATCCAAGTTATATTCCGTTTTTGAAATATGCTGAGAACAGGGAATTAAGAAAGAAATTAGCAATTGCAGCTGGAAAAAAAGGGTTTCATGGCGATGATTTAGACAACCAAGATATTGTTCTTATGATCGTGAAATTACGCTTTGAAAGATCTAAACTCTTGGGTTATAAAACACACGCACACTTTGTTCTAGAAGAGCGAATGGCAAAAAACCCAGACACTGTAAAAACCTTTCTTGAAGACTTATTGGAAAAAGCGAAACCTGCTGCCCAAAAGGAATTGGAAAGGATTAAAACGTTGGCAACAGAATTGGATAAAATATCGGATTTTCAAAAGTGGGATTCTTCATATTATAGCGAGAAATTGAAGCAACAATTATTCAATTTAGATGATGAAAAATTAAAACCTTATTTTAAGCTTGAAAATGTAATTAATGGTGTATTTGGAGTAGCAAACAGACTCTACAATTTATATTTCGAGGTAACAAATGAGATAGATGTTTACCACCCTGATGTTAAAACTTACAAGGTTGTAGATAACGACAATAACCTGAAAGCTATATTTTATGCTGACTTCTTCCCAAGAGCTGGAAAACGAAATGGGGCATGGATGACATCCTACAAATCACAATATAAGAAGGGCAATAAAAATGAAAGACCTCATATCTCAATTGTGTGTAATTTTACAAAACCAACCAAAACAAAGCCTTCACTTTTAACTTTCAATGAGGTAACTACCCTATTCCATGAATTTGGTCACGCCTTACATGGTATATTAGCCGACACCACCTACCCTAGTCTATCTGGAACAAGTGTATTTTGGGACTTCGTAGAATTGCCAAGCCAGGTTTTGGAAAACTGGTGCTACGAAAAGGAGGCATTAGAACTTTTTGCACATCATTATGAAACTGGGGAATTGATACCACAAGAATATATTGAAAAAATCAAGGAATCAGCAGCATTTAATGAGGGTATGCAGACAGTTCGACAAATTAGTTTTGGCTTATTAGATATGGCTTGGCATGGGATAGACCCAACCAATGTTGAGGAAGTGAAAACACATGAATTAGAAGCTTTTAAACCGACCATGTTACTACCCGATGTTGCAGAAAATTGTATGAGTACATCGTTTTCGCATATTTTCCAGGGAGGTTATTCTGCTGGCTACTACAGCTATAAATGGGCTGAAGTGTTAGATGCGGATGCTTTCGAATTTTTTAAGGAGCAGGGAATTTTCAGTTCGCAAGTTGCGAAGAAATTCCAAGAGAATGTATTGTCCCAGGGAGGGATTGAGGATCCAATGATACTTTATAAACGATTCAGAGGAAAAGAACCGAATCCGGATGCTTTGTTAAGAAGAGCAGGGTTGATAGAAAAGAATTAG
- a CDS encoding sigma-70 family RNA polymerase sigma factor, producing MPKELLKPELWIDNYSDFLFHYTIQRVNDRELAKDIVQETFLAALNSMKNFKGEASERTWLVAILKRKIIDYYRRVNSKKGKAEVHIIYTDDEQEGDWLEEKVADPFLKNAEDKLENTELGEAIYKCLEKLPKKQAEAFKMKTILGYETETICNELDVTPSNFWVLIHRARTSLSQCMEENWF from the coding sequence ATGCCAAAAGAGCTTCTCAAGCCTGAGTTGTGGATTGATAATTATTCTGATTTCCTTTTTCATTATACCATACAAAGGGTCAATGACAGGGAATTAGCAAAGGATATTGTACAAGAAACTTTTTTAGCGGCATTAAATTCTATGAAAAATTTTAAGGGTGAGGCTAGTGAGCGTACTTGGCTAGTGGCCATTCTTAAAAGAAAAATTATAGATTATTACAGGCGGGTAAATTCGAAAAAAGGAAAAGCTGAGGTCCATATAATATATACCGATGACGAACAGGAAGGAGATTGGCTTGAAGAAAAAGTGGCGGACCCTTTCCTAAAAAATGCAGAAGATAAATTGGAGAACACCGAATTAGGTGAAGCCATTTATAAATGTTTAGAAAAATTACCAAAAAAACAGGCTGAGGCTTTTAAGATGAAAACCATTTTGGGATATGAAACCGAAACAATCTGTAATGAATTGGATGTTACCCCGTCTAACTTTTGGGTTTTAATACATAGAGCCCGCACCTCTCTATCTCAATGCATGGAAGAAAATTGGTTTTAA
- a CDS encoding UbiA prenyltransferase family protein has protein sequence MRIWFKILDFYINSSIHVALSVVALCYITFQTLEITFDIHLLFFVFFASITGYNFVKFFGLAKFHHRSLATWLKLIQIFSALCFVGMIYFTFQLEERTIIFLGVLGVITFLYAIPLAPRNWFLDKQKNLRSISGLKVYLIAFVWSGVTVFLPIFNEGMTIDGDGVTLGIQRFLLILLLMLPFEIRDLNYDSLKLATIPQQIGIAKTKILGIVLAAFYVLLCQFYKNIGGEEIAWRIVVLLVCLIFIGFSNTRRSKYYTSFWVEAIPILWAIALFISEV, from the coding sequence ATGCGGATCTGGTTTAAGATACTCGATTTTTATATAAATAGTAGCATCCATGTGGCTCTATCTGTTGTTGCATTATGCTATATCACTTTCCAGACTTTGGAAATTACATTTGACATTCACTTACTTTTCTTTGTGTTTTTCGCCTCAATCACAGGATATAATTTTGTGAAATTTTTTGGCCTAGCGAAATTCCACCATCGAAGTTTGGCGACTTGGTTAAAATTGATTCAAATATTTTCAGCCTTGTGTTTTGTTGGAATGATCTATTTCACTTTTCAGCTTGAGGAAAGGACCATTATATTTTTAGGAGTTTTGGGGGTAATCACTTTTTTATATGCAATTCCGCTGGCACCTAGAAACTGGTTCTTGGACAAACAGAAAAATTTGAGGAGTATTAGTGGTTTAAAGGTATATTTAATTGCATTCGTATGGAGTGGGGTTACTGTGTTTCTGCCCATTTTCAATGAGGGAATGACTATAGACGGTGATGGTGTAACATTGGGAATTCAACGTTTTCTTTTAATACTTCTTTTAATGCTGCCATTTGAAATTAGGGACCTTAATTACGATAGTTTAAAATTGGCAACCATACCACAGCAAATTGGTATTGCAAAGACCAAAATTCTAGGTATAGTATTGGCCGCTTTCTATGTGTTATTGTGCCAATTTTATAAGAATATTGGAGGAGAAGAAATAGCTTGGAGAATAGTGGTGCTACTTGTCTGTCTAATTTTTATAGGATTTTCTAATACCCGAAGGTCTAAATATTATACTAGTTTTTGGGTAGAAGCTATCCCCATTTTATGGGCAATAGCGTTATTTATTTCGGAGGTGTGA
- the gcvP gene encoding aminomethyl-transferring glycine dehydrogenase, whose protein sequence is MNTNAFSYRHIGPREEDQKAMLDTLGVDSIEDLIYQTIPDGIRLEKPLDLDEPMNEYEYMTHIHELSKKNKVFKSYIGLGYHPTIMPAVIQRNILENPGWYTAYTPYQAEIAQGRLEALLNFQTMITDLTGMEIANASLLDEGTAAAEAMSLLFAVRDREQKKAEIVKFFVSDSVLPQTIDVLKTRALPIGIDLVIGDENTFEFGSDYFGALLQYPGKNGVITDIKSFIEKATEANIKTAVAADIMSLLLLEAPGKFGADVVVGTTQRFGIPMGYGGPHAAYFATKETYKRELPGRIIGVTKDADGNRALRMALQTREQHIKRDRATSNICTAQVLLAVMAGMYSVYHGPIGLKNIAESINLRARKLAEGLSILGVKVSSQNYFDTLEVTVDSQKLKPIAEKAEVNLFYADPSTAYISINETTSDNDLIYLLSIFETYIESSDSKIELNSNPSNSIPNFANRKTEYLQEEVFNSYHSETEMMRYIKSLERKDLSLNHSMISLGSCTMKLNAASEMLPLSWPNWGTMHPFAPIEQAEGYQIVLKSLENYLTEITGFAATSLQPNSGAQGEYAGLMVIKAYHESRGEGHRNICLIPSSAHGTNPASAVMAGMQVVVTKSTEHGNIDVEDLKQKAEQHKDNLAALMVTYPSTHGVYESAIKEITKIIHDNGGQVYMDGANMNAQVGLTNPGNIGADVCHLNLHKTFAIPHGGGGPGVGPICVAEQLVPFLPGNPVINKGGDDAITAISAAPYGSALVCLISYGYIKMLGASGLTKATEIAILNANYIKERLEGHYKTLYSGERGRAAHEMIIDCRPFKAFGIEVSDIAKRLMDYGFHAPTVSFPVAGTMMVEPTESESKEEMDRFCDALISIKHEIENCNSSEPNNVLKNAPHTLELLTADDWNLPYSRKQAAYPLDFIKLNKFWPSVRRVDDAYGDRNLICTCAPIEDYIEA, encoded by the coding sequence ATGAATACAAATGCATTTTCTTACCGCCATATTGGGCCTCGGGAAGAGGACCAAAAGGCAATGTTAGACACCTTAGGAGTTGATTCAATTGAAGACCTAATTTATCAAACCATTCCAGACGGTATACGTTTAGAAAAACCATTGGATCTTGATGAACCAATGAATGAATATGAGTATATGACCCATATTCACGAGCTGTCTAAAAAGAATAAGGTATTTAAAAGTTACATCGGATTAGGTTACCACCCAACCATAATGCCAGCTGTAATTCAACGTAATATATTGGAAAATCCAGGTTGGTATACTGCTTATACGCCATACCAAGCAGAAATTGCCCAAGGCCGTCTTGAGGCTCTTTTAAATTTCCAAACTATGATTACCGATTTAACCGGTATGGAAATTGCAAATGCTAGTTTGTTGGATGAGGGAACTGCAGCTGCGGAGGCTATGAGTTTGTTATTTGCAGTAAGGGATAGGGAACAAAAGAAAGCTGAAATTGTAAAATTCTTTGTTTCTGATTCAGTATTGCCTCAAACAATCGACGTTTTAAAAACCAGAGCTCTTCCAATTGGGATTGACTTGGTAATTGGTGATGAAAATACATTTGAATTCGGTTCGGACTATTTTGGCGCGTTATTACAATACCCTGGCAAAAATGGAGTAATTACCGATATTAAATCTTTTATCGAAAAAGCTACTGAGGCAAATATAAAAACGGCCGTTGCTGCCGATATTATGAGCTTATTACTACTTGAAGCCCCAGGAAAATTTGGTGCAGATGTAGTCGTTGGTACAACACAAAGGTTTGGAATCCCTATGGGTTACGGAGGACCTCATGCTGCTTATTTTGCAACGAAGGAGACATATAAAAGAGAATTACCTGGAAGGATTATAGGAGTTACCAAAGACGCTGATGGTAATCGCGCCTTACGTATGGCTTTACAAACGAGGGAACAACATATTAAACGCGACAGGGCAACATCTAATATTTGTACGGCACAGGTTTTATTAGCGGTTATGGCTGGAATGTATTCTGTTTATCACGGACCCATAGGCCTTAAAAATATTGCTGAATCTATAAATTTACGCGCAAGAAAACTTGCTGAAGGTCTTTCCATATTGGGCGTTAAAGTTTCTTCACAGAATTACTTTGATACATTGGAAGTAACAGTTGACTCACAAAAGTTAAAGCCTATTGCGGAGAAAGCCGAAGTCAATTTATTCTACGCAGATCCAAGTACTGCTTATATTAGCATAAATGAGACAACTAGCGACAACGACTTAATTTACTTACTGTCAATCTTTGAAACTTATATAGAATCATCTGATTCAAAAATTGAGTTAAATAGCAATCCAAGTAATTCAATTCCAAATTTCGCAAATAGAAAAACCGAATATCTTCAAGAAGAGGTTTTTAATAGCTATCATTCTGAAACTGAGATGATGCGTTACATAAAATCATTAGAGCGAAAAGATTTATCCCTAAATCATTCAATGATTTCTTTGGGTTCGTGCACTATGAAATTAAACGCTGCTTCTGAAATGCTACCTTTAAGTTGGCCAAATTGGGGAACGATGCATCCATTCGCCCCCATTGAACAAGCAGAGGGATATCAAATAGTCCTAAAATCCCTTGAAAATTACCTAACGGAAATTACAGGATTTGCGGCAACTTCCTTACAACCTAATAGTGGGGCGCAAGGAGAGTATGCTGGATTAATGGTTATTAAAGCTTACCACGAATCTAGAGGTGAAGGACATAGAAATATCTGTTTAATCCCTTCCTCAGCGCACGGTACAAACCCAGCAAGTGCAGTCATGGCTGGTATGCAGGTAGTTGTAACTAAGTCAACAGAACATGGTAACATTGATGTTGAGGACTTAAAACAAAAAGCTGAACAGCATAAAGATAATTTGGCTGCATTAATGGTTACATACCCATCAACGCACGGAGTATACGAGTCTGCCATAAAAGAAATCACAAAAATCATTCACGATAATGGCGGCCAAGTTTATATGGACGGTGCAAATATGAATGCTCAGGTTGGGTTAACCAACCCTGGAAATATTGGTGCTGACGTATGCCATTTAAATCTTCACAAAACATTTGCAATCCCTCATGGTGGCGGTGGACCTGGAGTTGGCCCAATATGTGTTGCTGAACAATTGGTACCATTTTTACCAGGAAACCCTGTAATTAATAAAGGCGGTGATGATGCAATTACAGCTATTTCGGCAGCACCTTATGGATCGGCCCTGGTTTGCCTTATTTCATATGGATATATAAAAATGTTAGGGGCTAGCGGTCTAACCAAAGCGACAGAAATTGCCATATTAAATGCAAACTATATCAAGGAGCGCCTGGAAGGCCATTACAAAACATTATATTCCGGAGAGAGAGGTCGCGCGGCGCACGAAATGATAATTGACTGTCGACCATTTAAAGCTTTTGGCATAGAGGTGAGCGATATCGCCAAAAGGCTTATGGATTATGGATTTCATGCCCCTACAGTATCATTTCCAGTTGCAGGAACAATGATGGTGGAACCGACGGAAAGTGAAAGTAAGGAAGAGATGGATCGTTTCTGTGACGCCCTCATTTCTATTAAACATGAAATTGAGAATTGTAATTCCTCAGAACCTAATAACGTTTTAAAAAATGCGCCTCACACTTTAGAATTGTTAACTGCTGATGATTGGAATTTACCATATAGTCGAAAACAAGCTGCTTATCCTTTGGATTTCATCAAATTAAACAAATTTTGGCCTTCTGTTAGAAGAGTTGATGATGCATATGGGGATAGAAACTTGATTTGCACATGTGCACCAATCGAAGATTATATTGAAGCATAA
- a CDS encoding 3-oxoacyl-ACP synthase III family protein, producing MGIKIIGSGSYIPSAVEKNEKFSDHEFFDSDGNQFSHGNEVIIEKFKAITGILERRYADPKLNSSDLGYLAARKAIDDAGVDPETIDYIIAAHNFGDVKHNTIQSDVLPCLAARIKHLLGINNPNCVAYDILFGCPGWVQGMIQAKAFIDAGIAKRCLVIGSETLSRVVDKHDRDSMIFSDGAGATIIEKIDGDSGILSHENASYTTEEAYYLYFGNSNKKELCRDTRYIKMDGRKIYEFALKYVPQAMKSCLDKSGKSIKDLKKIFLHQANEKMDEAILKRFYRLYRTEVPEHVMPMSIHELGNSSVATVPTLYDMVAKNTMENHRLEKGDVIMFASVGAGMHINAMVYEC from the coding sequence ATGGGTATAAAGATTATTGGATCCGGAAGTTACATACCTTCCGCCGTTGAAAAAAACGAGAAATTTAGCGATCATGAATTCTTTGATTCAGATGGAAATCAATTTTCGCATGGCAATGAAGTAATCATTGAAAAGTTTAAAGCAATAACTGGGATTCTTGAAAGGCGGTATGCCGATCCCAAACTTAATTCATCCGATTTAGGATACTTAGCAGCGAGAAAAGCCATCGATGATGCAGGTGTAGATCCAGAAACGATCGACTATATTATTGCAGCCCACAACTTTGGTGATGTAAAACATAATACAATCCAGTCAGATGTGCTGCCATGTCTAGCTGCGAGAATAAAACATTTATTGGGTATTAACAACCCTAATTGCGTGGCTTATGATATTCTATTTGGCTGCCCTGGTTGGGTTCAAGGAATGATTCAAGCGAAAGCATTTATTGATGCAGGAATTGCCAAGAGATGTTTGGTCATTGGAAGCGAAACGCTCTCTAGGGTGGTCGACAAACATGATAGAGATTCGATGATATTTTCAGACGGTGCAGGAGCAACAATAATTGAAAAAATCGATGGTGATTCCGGAATTCTTTCACATGAAAATGCAAGCTATACCACAGAGGAAGCGTATTACCTATATTTTGGCAATTCTAACAAGAAAGAATTATGTAGGGATACGCGCTACATTAAAATGGATGGTAGGAAAATTTACGAATTTGCGTTGAAATATGTTCCGCAGGCTATGAAGAGCTGCCTAGACAAAAGTGGAAAATCGATAAAGGATCTAAAGAAGATTTTTCTTCACCAAGCAAATGAAAAAATGGATGAGGCCATACTTAAACGTTTTTATCGTTTATACAGAACAGAGGTTCCTGAGCACGTTATGCCTATGAGTATTCATGAATTGGGTAATAGTTCTGTGGCAACTGTTCCAACACTTTATGATATGGTTGCTAAAAATACCATGGAAAATCATAGGTTAGAAAAAGGAGATGTTATTATGTTTGCAAGTGTAGGTGCCGGTATGCATATCAATGCAATGGTCTACGAATGCTAA
- a CDS encoding methyltransferase domain-containing protein: MYENTYPTKRFKLTLEFLKEHIDRTNHILDLGVTNPLSEVMISEGYKITNTSGIDLDEDTHEVETEDYQVVTAFEIFEHLVAPYNVLKAIKAKKLVCSVPLKLWFSNAYKNENDPRDRHYHEFEDWQFDWLLEKAGWTIIDKKKWTHPTNKIGLRPILRYFYPRYYIVYAERQ, encoded by the coding sequence ATGTATGAGAATACCTATCCCACTAAGCGTTTCAAGCTTACTTTAGAATTTTTAAAGGAACATATAGATAGAACTAATCATATTTTGGATTTGGGAGTTACCAATCCCCTCTCAGAGGTGATGATTTCTGAAGGTTATAAGATTACTAATACTAGCGGTATTGATTTAGATGAGGATACACATGAAGTTGAAACTGAAGATTACCAAGTTGTAACTGCATTTGAAATTTTTGAACATTTAGTAGCTCCATACAACGTACTTAAGGCTATAAAAGCAAAAAAGCTTGTATGTAGTGTCCCTCTTAAACTATGGTTTTCTAATGCCTATAAAAATGAGAATGATCCACGTGATCGTCATTATCACGAATTTGAAGATTGGCAATTCGATTGGTTATTAGAAAAAGCAGGTTGGACCATTATAGACAAAAAAAAGTGGACACACCCTACCAATAAGATTGGCTTAAGGCCCATTCTTAGATACTTTTACCCGAGATATTATATTGTCTACGCAGAACGTCAATAA
- a CDS encoding glycosyltransferase, translating to MKFAIIIPAHNEENFIGKTLESLCKQTHLPSEIIVVNDNSTDGTVKIITSYRDQFDFIKVINSTSTDLHLPGSKIINAFYKGYKSISKPFDIICKFDADLIFPSNYLEQLAFHFKNEEKVGMAAGFCEIETQNGWKLEDFTSKDHIRGALKAYRKACFEEIGGLRRSMGWDTLDELLARYYGWEIVTDPNLRVKHLKPTGENYAKQATGIHGEALYKLRYGWPLTIITGLKMGVKRKSFSVFKQYISGYHNSKLKKLEFLVDEHQGKYIRNLRWKGILKKLNLS from the coding sequence TTGAAATTCGCAATTATCATCCCCGCCCACAATGAAGAGAATTTTATTGGTAAAACTCTAGAGTCTCTATGCAAGCAAACGCACCTTCCTTCGGAAATAATTGTAGTTAACGATAACTCAACAGATGGAACAGTCAAAATTATAACTTCTTATAGAGATCAATTTGATTTCATAAAAGTTATTAATTCAACTTCCACGGACCTTCATCTTCCCGGAAGCAAAATAATTAATGCCTTTTACAAAGGCTACAAATCCATTTCGAAGCCCTTTGATATAATCTGCAAATTCGATGCTGATTTAATTTTTCCATCCAATTACTTAGAGCAATTAGCGTTCCATTTTAAAAATGAAGAGAAGGTTGGGATGGCGGCAGGCTTTTGTGAAATTGAGACACAAAATGGCTGGAAACTAGAAGACTTTACGAGTAAGGACCATATCCGTGGGGCCTTAAAAGCGTATAGAAAAGCATGTTTTGAGGAAATTGGTGGATTGAGGCGTTCAATGGGCTGGGACACTTTGGATGAATTACTGGCAAGATACTATGGTTGGGAAATAGTAACGGATCCGAACTTAAGGGTTAAGCATTTAAAACCTACGGGAGAGAATTATGCAAAACAAGCAACCGGAATTCACGGTGAGGCACTATATAAACTGCGTTATGGATGGCCGCTGACCATAATTACAGGCCTAAAAATGGGTGTAAAAAGAAAAAGTTTTTCCGTCTTCAAACAGTATATCAGTGGTTATCATAATTCTAAACTCAAAAAACTAGAGTTCCTAGTGGACGAACATCAAGGTAAATACATAAGAAATCTACGTTGGAAAGGTATTTTAAAAAAACTGAACTTAAGTTAA
- the pafA gene encoding alkaline phosphatase PafA, giving the protein MKLNIGLSKKLLFTLCCILAIFTFNSFTGSDKFETTFENSPIIGNKPKLVVGIVVDQMRYDYLTRFYSRYGQGGFKRLLDNGFNCKNNHFNYIPTYTGPGHSSVYTGTTPKYHGIISNSWYDKEAKTVVYCASDDSVATVGSTTNAGKMSPHRMKTNSFADENRLSTQMRGKTIGIALKDRGSILPAGHSANAAYWFDGGNEGKWITSTYYMETLPRWVSKFNNENRVAPYLTTWNTLYPIKTYTASGADENSYERGFNGKEAATFPYDLNALKGKNGNFEIIRATPFGNSLTTDFAIAALKGEELGKDDITDILAVSYSSTDYIGHNFGVNSVEIEDTYLRLDKDLERLFKALDDEVGVGNYTIFLTSDHGAVDVPAYLFNSKIPAGYVNMLEIRDNLSLYCKNEFGTNDLIENISNNQVFLNKNVLKDKKLDLRNVEFLLQQELLKYEAIYKAYTGTSMGSEEFLTGIEAMIQNGYDQKRSGDVIFEFKPNFISYSTTGSTHGSSYNYDTHVPLLFYGAGIKHGETTLKTVIPDIAPTISVLLDISFPNGSTGNPLYMVFDN; this is encoded by the coding sequence ATGAAATTAAATATAGGTTTGTCAAAAAAACTTCTATTTACACTTTGTTGTATTCTTGCCATTTTCACCTTTAACAGTTTTACGGGGAGTGATAAGTTTGAAACCACTTTTGAAAATTCACCAATAATAGGTAATAAGCCTAAACTGGTAGTTGGGATTGTTGTTGATCAGATGAGATACGATTATTTAACCAGATTTTATTCAAGATATGGTCAAGGTGGATTCAAGCGATTATTAGATAATGGGTTCAATTGCAAAAACAATCATTTTAATTATATACCCACTTATACTGGGCCTGGTCATAGTTCTGTATATACCGGTACCACACCAAAATATCATGGAATTATAAGCAATAGTTGGTACGATAAAGAAGCAAAGACTGTGGTTTATTGTGCAAGTGATGATTCTGTGGCGACCGTTGGAAGTACCACTAACGCTGGAAAGATGTCCCCTCACAGAATGAAAACAAATTCATTTGCTGACGAAAACAGATTGAGTACACAGATGAGAGGTAAAACTATTGGTATAGCTTTAAAAGATCGCGGATCCATTCTGCCTGCTGGCCATTCTGCAAATGCAGCATATTGGTTTGATGGTGGTAATGAAGGAAAGTGGATCACCAGCACTTATTATATGGAAACCTTGCCACGGTGGGTATCAAAGTTCAATAACGAAAATCGAGTTGCTCCTTATTTAACTACTTGGAATACGTTGTACCCCATAAAAACTTATACCGCTAGTGGGGCAGATGAGAATTCTTATGAAAGAGGTTTTAACGGTAAGGAAGCGGCAACTTTTCCATATGATTTGAATGCTTTGAAGGGAAAAAATGGCAATTTCGAGATTATTAGAGCAACTCCCTTTGGAAATAGCTTAACTACAGATTTTGCGATTGCTGCTTTGAAAGGAGAGGAGCTTGGTAAAGATGATATAACCGATATTTTAGCGGTTAGTTATTCTAGTACGGATTATATTGGGCATAATTTCGGTGTTAATTCCGTTGAAATAGAAGATACTTATTTGCGACTTGATAAAGATTTAGAACGCTTATTCAAGGCTTTAGATGATGAAGTTGGTGTTGGCAATTACACAATTTTCTTGACCTCAGATCATGGTGCGGTTGATGTTCCGGCTTATTTATTCAATTCTAAAATACCGGCAGGTTATGTAAATATGTTGGAAATTAGGGACAATCTTTCCCTTTATTGCAAAAATGAATTTGGTACAAATGATTTAATTGAGAATATCAGTAACAATCAAGTTTTTCTGAATAAGAATGTGTTGAAAGATAAAAAGCTCGATCTAAGAAATGTAGAGTTTTTATTACAACAGGAATTGCTTAAATATGAGGCTATATATAAAGCCTACACGGGCACATCAATGGGTTCTGAAGAATTTTTAACCGGTATTGAAGCGATGATTCAAAATGGATATGATCAGAAAAGATCAGGAGATGTAATTTTTGAATTTAAACCGAATTTTATTTCTTATTCCACCACAGGCTCAACGCATGGTTCAAGTTACAATTACGACACTCATGTTCCTTTATTGTTTTATGGAGCTGGTATAAAACATGGGGAGACCACTTTGAAGACTGTAATTCCGGATATAGCTCCAACTATATCTGTGCTTTTAGATATAAGTTTTCCTAATGGCAGTACAGGCAATCCGTTGTATATGGTTTTTGATAATTAA